GTATCCGTTGTGTTTCAAAGTTATGCTAGGCACACATAAAACAGGAATCTGCATGAGCAAATTCATCTACCCCTACCGCGGCATCAGCCCGAAAATTCACGAAACCGCCTTCATCGCCCCATCGGCCAGCATCATCGGCGACGTGGAAATCGGGGAGGGGACGAACATCTGGTACAACTGCGTCCTGCGCGGCGATGTCTATAACATCAAAATCGGCAAAAACACGAACATCCAGGACGGGACGGTCGTTCACACCACCAGCGATTTTCAGGGCACTTATATTGGCGACGGCGTGACCGTGGGCCACAGCGCCATCCTCCACGCCTGCACGGTGGAGGATTTCGGCTTTGTGGGGATGCAGGCCTGCGTGATGGATGGCGCGGTTGTGGAGAGCATGGCGATGCTCGCGGCCGGAGCCTTATTAACCCCCGGCAAGCGCGTCCCGAAGGGCCAACTCTGGGCGGGCCGCCCCGCCAAATTCATGCGCGAGATGATGGAGGAGGAAAACAGATACATCCTCTGGTCCGCCGAACATTACCGCAAGCTCGGACAGGAGCATAAGGAGAATTGTTGTTTATAATGACT
The sequence above is drawn from the Alphaproteobacteria bacterium genome and encodes:
- a CDS encoding gamma carbonic anhydrase family protein, with the translated sequence MSKFIYPYRGISPKIHETAFIAPSASIIGDVEIGEGTNIWYNCVLRGDVYNIKIGKNTNIQDGTVVHTTSDFQGTYIGDGVTVGHSAILHACTVEDFGFVGMQACVMDGAVVESMAMLAAGALLTPGKRVPKGQLWAGRPAKFMREMMEEENRYILWSAEHYRKLGQEHKENCCL